A window of the Artemia franciscana chromosome 21, ASM3288406v1, whole genome shotgun sequence genome harbors these coding sequences:
- the LOC136041089 gene encoding zinc finger BED domain-containing protein 5-like: MASHALLITMKKQPVCLICKEVLAAESMKPSKLQRHLNTKYAMLSKKPIEYFECLLQTSNKEKNNLDKYVTLIVKYLLASYEVSYLITKTKKPYTIGEQLLIPAAIRMSEIVHGKQYTAEISKISLSNDTVSKGISDISNDRFQQLLIRLKDSSKFAIQLEESTDISKMAQLLLFVRYIYEGSINEDILFCRPLEGHTRGKDIYKKVNEFFEKG, translated from the coding sequence ATGGCTTCACATGCTCTTCtcataacaatgaaaaaacaaccaGTGTGCTTAATTTGCAAAGAAGTTTTGGCTGCAGAAAGCATGAAACCGTCAAAACTGCAACGACATTTGAATACTAAATATGCAATGTTATCAAAAAAGCCAATAGAATATTTTGAGTGTCTTTTGCAaacatcaaataaagaaaagaacaattTGGACAAGTATGTTACCTTGATTGTTAAATATCTATTGGCATCGTATGAAGTTTCGTATTTGataacaaaaacgaaaaagccTTATACTATTGGAGAGCAGCTTTTAATTCCTGCAGCTATAAGAATGTCCGAAATTGTTCATGGAAAACAGTATACTgctgaaattagtaaaatttcatTATCAAATGACACTGTGTCCAAAGGAATTTCAGACATTAGCAATGATCGATTTCAACAGCTCCTTATAAGGCTTAAAGACAGCTCAAAGTTTGCAATACAACTGGAAGAGTCGACAGACATTTCAAAAATGGCACAGTTGTTACTTTTTGTAAGATATATTTATGAGGGAAGCATTAATGAAGATATACTGTTTTGTCGTCCTCTGGAAGGTCATACTCGtggaaaagatatatataaaaaagtaaatgagttttttgaaaaaggatga